From the Paraburkholderia sp. PREW-6R genome, one window contains:
- a CDS encoding MaoC/PaaZ C-terminal domain-containing protein produces the protein MGDPVDPFGSARATQAARHDGARPKTIVIEQLPKPAKLYARALTGIVKRGRDTQLPALRLVRPAVALDPGAIWRYARVCGFIPEHGVPFTYPHLLAFPLHLLMLTDPAFPWPALGLVHLANHVRLRRPLAYKDLLRIEVEFGALLRHDKGQAFVLHTRIYRRGEAVWDGDSVYLKRGVPTTGSALDPLDSAAGPLHRIARWQLASQLGRDYATVSGDYNPIHLSALSAKAFGFPRAIAHGMWTLARAASALQPPKPLAEATLSAEFRLPMLLPGEASLWSASPSLIERDIEVRDIAGEKPHLRGRMQWRIQ, from the coding sequence ATGGGTGATCCAGTGGACCCGTTCGGCAGCGCCCGCGCCACACAAGCGGCGCGGCACGACGGCGCGCGGCCGAAAACCATCGTCATCGAACAGTTGCCTAAGCCGGCCAAACTCTACGCACGCGCGCTTACCGGCATCGTCAAACGCGGACGCGACACGCAGCTGCCCGCGCTGCGGCTCGTGCGCCCCGCCGTTGCGCTCGACCCCGGCGCGATCTGGCGTTATGCGCGCGTGTGCGGTTTCATTCCCGAGCATGGCGTGCCGTTCACGTATCCGCATCTGCTCGCGTTTCCGCTTCATCTGCTGATGCTGACCGACCCGGCATTTCCCTGGCCGGCGCTCGGCCTCGTGCATCTCGCGAACCATGTGCGGTTGCGGCGGCCGCTCGCCTACAAGGATCTGTTGCGCATCGAAGTCGAGTTCGGTGCGCTGCTGCGTCACGACAAAGGCCAGGCTTTCGTGCTTCACACACGCATTTACCGTCGGGGCGAAGCCGTGTGGGATGGCGACAGCGTCTATCTGAAGCGCGGTGTGCCGACCACCGGCAGCGCGCTCGATCCGCTGGACTCCGCCGCCGGCCCGCTGCACCGCATTGCGCGCTGGCAACTGGCGTCGCAACTCGGACGCGACTACGCAACCGTTTCAGGCGACTACAACCCGATTCATCTGAGCGCGCTGTCGGCCAAAGCGTTCGGCTTTCCGCGCGCGATCGCGCACGGCATGTGGACGCTCGCGCGCGCCGCGTCCGCATTGCAGCCGCCCAAGCCGCTCGCCGAAGCCACGTTGTCCGCCGAATTCAGGTTGCCGATGCTGCTGCCCGGAGAAGCGTCGTTGTGGAGCGCGTCGCCTTCGCTGATCGAACGCGATATCGAGGTGCGCGATATCGCCGGAGAAAAGCCACATCTGCGCGGGCGCATGCAATGGCGCATTCAATGA
- a CDS encoding 3-oxoacyl-ACP reductase has translation MNDSYLNFVNSPFGARLARSLGLPKPEVLRRYRTDRPEFDGMVAIGAGREPALLDALAHLVKSIGVTSVAHESAGTWVPLANRHGLMTGRFEPAGSGSQARLAALLFDASGIADSSQLEPLYGFFHDTLRSVGKCGRIVVLGRPPEDCATPRQWTAQRALEGLTRSLGKEARRGITANLVYVGQRAENEIEATLRFFLSPRSAYVSGQAVRIGMASTSASAGTGSACAAAFDWKQPLAGRRAVVTGAARGIGASIASVLAGEGAHVIGIDIPAAQQALDATMRQLNGTALAFDIAAPEAPAQIAAALDEQGVDIIVHNAGITKDKTIAKMTDAAWQNVIDVNLSAQERIDDALLAAGILRDGGRIVAVSSISGIAGNFGQTHYATSKAGVIGRVQSMAPHLRARGITINAVAPGFIETQMTAKIPLTIREAGRRMNSMSQGGQPVDVAQTIAWLAHPGSAGVTGQVVRVCGQSLIGA, from the coding sequence ATGAACGACTCTTATCTGAACTTCGTCAACTCGCCGTTCGGCGCGCGGCTCGCGCGCTCGCTCGGCTTGCCGAAGCCCGAGGTATTACGCCGCTATCGCACGGACCGTCCGGAGTTCGACGGCATGGTGGCGATCGGCGCAGGCCGCGAACCGGCATTGCTGGACGCGCTCGCGCACCTCGTGAAAAGCATCGGCGTGACGAGCGTCGCGCATGAAAGCGCCGGGACGTGGGTGCCGCTCGCGAACCGGCATGGACTGATGACCGGCCGTTTCGAACCTGCCGGGAGCGGCTCGCAGGCCAGGCTCGCCGCGCTGCTGTTCGACGCGAGCGGCATTGCCGACAGCAGCCAGCTCGAACCGTTGTACGGCTTCTTTCACGACACGCTGCGCTCGGTCGGCAAATGCGGGCGCATCGTCGTGCTCGGCAGGCCGCCAGAGGATTGTGCGACACCGCGTCAGTGGACCGCGCAGCGGGCGCTCGAAGGGCTCACCCGCTCGCTGGGCAAGGAAGCGCGTCGCGGCATCACGGCGAACCTCGTGTACGTCGGGCAACGCGCGGAGAACGAAATCGAAGCAACGCTACGGTTCTTTCTCTCGCCACGATCGGCTTATGTGTCGGGACAGGCGGTGCGGATCGGCATGGCGAGCACGAGCGCCAGCGCGGGCACCGGCTCGGCTTGCGCGGCAGCGTTCGACTGGAAGCAGCCGCTTGCCGGCCGCCGCGCGGTCGTGACCGGCGCCGCGCGCGGCATCGGCGCGTCGATTGCGAGCGTGCTCGCCGGCGAAGGCGCGCACGTGATCGGCATCGACATTCCGGCGGCGCAACAAGCGCTCGACGCGACGATGCGGCAGCTGAACGGCACCGCACTCGCGTTCGACATCGCCGCGCCCGAAGCGCCTGCGCAGATTGCGGCGGCGCTCGACGAGCAGGGCGTGGACATCATCGTGCACAACGCCGGCATCACGAAAGACAAAACGATCGCGAAGATGACCGACGCCGCGTGGCAGAACGTGATCGACGTCAACCTGTCGGCGCAGGAACGGATCGACGACGCGCTGCTCGCGGCCGGAATCCTGCGCGATGGCGGCCGCATCGTCGCGGTGTCGTCGATCAGCGGGATTGCGGGCAACTTCGGCCAAACCCATTACGCGACCTCGAAGGCCGGCGTGATCGGCCGCGTGCAAAGCATGGCGCCGCATCTGCGCGCGCGCGGCATCACGATCAATGCAGTCGCGCCGGGCTTCATCGAAACCCAGATGACCGCGAAGATTCCACTGACGATCCGTGAGGCCGGCCGCCGCATGAATTCAATGAGCCAGGGCGGCCAGCCGGTCGACGTCGCGCAGACCATCGCGTGGCTCGCGCATCCCGGCTCGGCTGGCGTGACCGGTCAGGTGGTGCGCGTGTGCGGCCAGAGCCTGATTGGAGCGTGA
- a CDS encoding acyl-CoA dehydrogenase, whose protein sequence is MPWFALVLVIAAFALIHVQARASWWLAFMIVWVAAAHLSGAAGPAVTAVLSIVLVLPALVLAIRPVRRAWLTRPVLDIFRKILPDMSPTERDAIEAGTVWWDAELFSGRPRWDTLLAYGPATLTPEEQSFLDVECERLCDLANDWETTMVWQDLSPQTWQYIKDNGFLGMIIPKQYGGRQFSAYAHSQVIMKLATRCSAAAVSVMVPNSLGPAELLMHYGTDEQKNHYLPRLARGDEIPCFALTSPYAGSDAAAIPDVGIVCKGMFEGRETLGFRVTWDKRYITLGPIATVLGLAFRALDPQRLLGGSEEPGITCALIPTDHPGVNIGRRHWPLNAVFQNGPNSGKDVFIPLDWVIGGRAQVGNGWRMLMECLAAGRAISLPSSNVGMAKLAVRGTGAYAAVRRQFRTAVGKFEGVQEALGRMGGNLYVMDAARRLSAHAVDLGEKPSVISAIAKYHITERARSVVNDGMDVAAGKGICMGPSNFLARAYQQVPIAITVEGANILTRCLIIFGQGAIRCHPYVLKEMAATREADHAKALRDFDEAFFGHVSFTLSNVVRSFVYGVTGGAFIAGPRSAHAPLHAYYRAATRLSTAFALLADVSMFVLGGDLKRRERISARLGDVLSQLYLISATLKRFEDEGRQNEDLPLVRWGVEDSLYRAQQALDGVLANFPNRLAAGLVRVLAFPFGLPHREPSDQLGSEIAELMQKPGAARNRLVSDSYVPHPDVDALGYGELVFELNPRFTQIDQKLRDAVRQGLLEPMPQSLPSLAAWTDAAQHKGLIDADDRRVIEDYARYGALVVKVDDFPADFGMLASLHRRKETLDKALEFIA, encoded by the coding sequence ATGCCGTGGTTCGCCCTGGTGCTCGTCATTGCTGCTTTCGCGCTCATCCATGTGCAGGCGCGCGCCTCATGGTGGCTCGCCTTCATGATCGTCTGGGTGGCGGCCGCGCATCTGAGCGGCGCGGCGGGTCCCGCCGTCACGGCCGTGCTCTCGATCGTGCTCGTGCTGCCCGCGCTGGTACTGGCAATCAGGCCCGTGCGCCGCGCATGGCTGACCCGGCCGGTGCTGGACATCTTCCGCAAGATTCTGCCGGACATGTCGCCAACCGAGCGCGACGCGATCGAAGCCGGCACCGTCTGGTGGGACGCCGAGCTGTTCTCGGGACGCCCGCGCTGGGATACCCTGCTCGCCTATGGACCGGCCACACTCACGCCGGAAGAGCAGTCGTTTCTCGACGTGGAATGCGAGCGGTTGTGCGATCTTGCGAACGACTGGGAAACCACGATGGTCTGGCAAGACCTGTCGCCGCAAACCTGGCAGTACATCAAGGACAACGGCTTTCTCGGCATGATCATTCCGAAGCAGTACGGCGGCAGGCAGTTCTCCGCGTACGCGCATTCGCAGGTCATCATGAAGCTCGCGACGCGCTGCTCCGCCGCGGCCGTCTCGGTGATGGTGCCGAACTCGCTCGGTCCGGCCGAACTGCTGATGCATTACGGCACCGACGAGCAGAAGAACCACTACCTGCCCCGCCTCGCGCGCGGCGACGAGATCCCCTGCTTCGCGTTGACCAGCCCCTATGCAGGTTCCGACGCCGCGGCGATTCCGGATGTCGGTATCGTCTGCAAGGGCATGTTCGAAGGACGCGAGACGCTCGGCTTTCGCGTCACGTGGGACAAGCGCTACATCACGCTCGGTCCGATCGCGACGGTGCTCGGCCTCGCGTTTCGCGCGCTCGACCCGCAGCGGCTGCTCGGCGGCAGCGAGGAGCCCGGCATCACCTGCGCGCTGATTCCCACCGACCACCCGGGCGTGAACATCGGCCGCCGCCACTGGCCGCTCAACGCCGTCTTCCAGAACGGCCCGAACTCAGGCAAGGACGTCTTCATTCCGCTCGACTGGGTGATCGGCGGCCGCGCGCAGGTGGGCAACGGCTGGCGCATGCTGATGGAATGTCTCGCGGCCGGCCGGGCGATTTCGCTGCCGTCGTCGAACGTGGGCATGGCGAAACTCGCCGTGCGCGGCACCGGCGCGTATGCGGCGGTGCGCCGTCAGTTCCGCACCGCCGTCGGCAAATTCGAGGGCGTGCAGGAAGCGCTCGGCCGCATGGGCGGCAATCTGTATGTGATGGACGCCGCGCGCCGGCTGTCCGCGCATGCGGTCGATCTGGGCGAAAAGCCGTCCGTGATTTCGGCGATCGCCAAGTATCACATTACCGAACGCGCGCGCAGCGTCGTCAACGACGGCATGGACGTCGCCGCCGGCAAGGGCATCTGCATGGGGCCGTCGAACTTTCTCGCACGCGCCTACCAGCAGGTGCCGATCGCAATCACAGTGGAAGGCGCGAACATCCTCACGCGCTGCCTGATTATCTTCGGCCAGGGGGCGATCCGTTGCCATCCATATGTGCTGAAGGAAATGGCCGCCACGCGTGAAGCAGATCACGCGAAAGCACTGCGCGATTTCGACGAAGCGTTCTTCGGTCATGTCAGCTTCACGCTGTCGAACGTCGTGCGCAGCTTCGTGTACGGGGTCACGGGCGGTGCGTTCATCGCCGGACCCCGTTCGGCCCATGCGCCGCTGCATGCGTACTACCGCGCGGCCACCCGCCTCTCGACCGCGTTCGCGCTCCTCGCCGACGTGTCGATGTTCGTGCTCGGCGGCGATCTGAAACGGCGCGAGCGCATTTCCGCGCGACTTGGCGACGTGCTCTCGCAGCTTTACCTGATCTCCGCGACGCTCAAGCGTTTCGAGGACGAAGGCCGCCAGAACGAAGATCTGCCGCTCGTGCGCTGGGGCGTCGAAGATTCGTTGTATCGCGCGCAGCAGGCGCTCGACGGCGTGCTCGCCAACTTTCCGAACCGGCTTGCGGCCGGGCTCGTGCGCGTGCTGGCGTTTCCTTTCGGCCTGCCGCACCGCGAGCCGTCCGACCAGCTCGGCAGTGAAATCGCAGAGCTGATGCAAAAGCCGGGTGCGGCGCGCAACCGGCTCGTGTCGGATTCGTACGTGCCGCATCCTGATGTCGACGCGCTCGGTTACGGTGAACTCGTGTTCGAGCTGAATCCGCGCTTCACGCAGATCGACCAGAAGCTGCGCGACGCGGTCAGGCAAGGGTTGCTCGAACCCATGCCGCAAAGCCTGCCGAGCCTCGCCGCATGGACCGACGCCGCGCAGCACAAAGGACTGATCGACGCGGACGATCGTCGCGTGATCGAAGACTACGCGCGTTACGGCGCCCTCGTCGTGAAGGTGGACGACTTCCCGGCCGATTTCGGCATGCTGGCGAGCTTGCACCGGCGCAAGGAAACACTCGACAAGGCACTCGAATTTATCGCCTGA
- a CDS encoding TetR/AcrR family transcriptional regulator: MAVRTTGRQAGDTKSRILDAAETLFIECGYEAMSLRQITSRAEVNLAAVNYHFGSKESLIHSMLSRRLDRLNQERLKLLDRFDQMLGARLTCEHVLGAMFIPALRLSRDSRVGGKAFLRLLGRAYTDPSSFIRDFLNAHYESVAMRFFDAFQRALPHLPREELGWRLHFAIGALSGVLAGTDTDSLINEFSQGKSMDDLQLIARLASLMVAALKAPLPDSSQLATFAAVLGDATDGAEGGAHPSTEAARASGGESRAVDKPTVGNAGALHAREDEAAADTPSASGESNDEQRDSSIEAGSHHQAMHGHA, translated from the coding sequence ATGGCAGTTCGCACCACAGGCCGGCAAGCCGGCGACACGAAATCCCGCATCCTCGACGCGGCGGAGACGCTGTTCATCGAATGCGGTTATGAGGCGATGTCGTTGCGGCAGATCACCTCGCGGGCCGAAGTGAATCTCGCGGCGGTCAACTACCACTTTGGCAGCAAGGAATCGCTGATTCATTCGATGCTTTCACGCCGGCTCGACCGGCTCAACCAGGAGCGGCTCAAGCTGCTCGACCGCTTCGACCAGATGCTCGGCGCGCGTCTGACCTGCGAGCACGTGCTCGGTGCGATGTTCATTCCCGCGCTGCGGCTCTCGCGCGATTCGCGGGTCGGCGGCAAGGCGTTTCTGCGTCTGTTGGGCCGCGCTTACACCGATCCGTCGTCGTTCATCCGCGACTTTCTGAATGCGCATTACGAGTCGGTGGCCATGCGCTTTTTCGATGCGTTCCAGCGTGCGCTGCCTCATCTGCCGCGTGAGGAACTTGGCTGGCGCCTGCATTTTGCGATCGGTGCATTGTCGGGTGTGCTCGCCGGTACCGACACCGACAGCCTCATCAACGAGTTCTCCCAAGGCAAGTCGATGGACGACCTGCAACTGATCGCACGCCTGGCGTCATTGATGGTTGCCGCGCTCAAGGCCCCGCTGCCGGACAGCTCACAGCTGGCGACGTTCGCCGCCGTGCTCGGCGACGCAACGGACGGCGCGGAAGGCGGCGCGCACCCTTCCACGGAAGCGGCCAGGGCAAGTGGGGGTGAAAGCCGCGCCGTGGATAAGCCGACGGTCGGCAACGCTGGCGCATTGCACGCACGAGAGGACGAGGCGGCGGCAGATACACCGTCAGCGTCGGGCGAGTCGAATGACGAACAGCGCGACAGCAGCATCGAAGCCGGTTCGCATCATCAGGCGATGCATGGGCATGCCTGA
- a CDS encoding MFS transporter, whose translation MSWTREQRNVTIAAYLGWTLDAFDFFLMVFVLKDIAAEFNTKIPAVAFGIMLTLMMRPVGALIFGWLADKYGRRPTLMVNIACFSLLELLSGFSPNLTTLLVLRALFGIAMGGEWGVGGALTMETVPPKSRGVVSGLLQAGYPSGYLLASIVFGVFYQYIGWRGMFFVGVLPALLVLYVRAHVPESPAFQTLEKKARPGLVATLKQNVGLSLYAIILMTAFNFFSHGSQDLYPTFLRVQHQFDAHTVSWITVVLNIGAICGGLFFGFMSERIGRKRAIFIAALIALPVLPLWAFSSTPVLLALGAFLMQISVQGAWGVIPVHLNEISPDEIRATFPGLVYQLGNLIASVNGPLQASAAEAHGNNYALVMAVVIGIVAVVIAALIPFSRERRGIDMTQSAKQVAAQL comes from the coding sequence ATGAGCTGGACACGGGAACAGAGAAACGTCACGATCGCGGCCTATCTGGGCTGGACACTCGACGCATTCGATTTCTTTCTCATGGTATTCGTGCTGAAAGATATCGCGGCGGAATTCAACACCAAAATACCCGCCGTCGCTTTCGGAATCATGCTGACCTTGATGATGCGTCCGGTCGGCGCACTGATATTCGGCTGGCTCGCGGACAAATACGGCAGGCGTCCCACGCTGATGGTCAACATTGCGTGCTTCTCGCTGCTCGAACTGCTGTCGGGCTTCTCGCCGAACCTCACCACCCTGCTCGTGCTGCGCGCGTTGTTCGGCATTGCAATGGGCGGCGAATGGGGCGTCGGCGGCGCACTGACCATGGAAACCGTTCCGCCCAAGTCGCGCGGCGTTGTCTCGGGCCTTCTGCAGGCGGGTTATCCGAGCGGCTATCTGCTGGCGTCGATCGTGTTCGGCGTGTTCTATCAATACATAGGCTGGCGGGGCATGTTCTTCGTCGGCGTGCTGCCCGCGCTGCTCGTGCTGTATGTGCGCGCGCACGTGCCGGAATCGCCGGCATTCCAGACGCTCGAAAAGAAAGCGCGGCCGGGCCTCGTCGCCACGCTCAAGCAGAACGTCGGCCTGTCGCTGTACGCCATCATTCTGATGACCGCGTTCAACTTCTTCTCGCACGGTTCACAGGATCTGTATCCGACCTTCCTGCGCGTGCAGCATCAGTTCGACGCGCACACGGTCTCGTGGATCACGGTCGTGCTGAATATCGGCGCGATCTGCGGTGGCCTGTTCTTTGGCTTCATGTCCGAGCGGATCGGCCGCAAGCGCGCCATTTTCATCGCCGCCCTGATTGCGTTGCCGGTACTGCCGCTGTGGGCATTCTCCAGCACGCCGGTGCTGCTCGCCCTCGGCGCATTCCTGATGCAGATCTCGGTGCAAGGCGCATGGGGCGTGATTCCAGTCCACCTGAACGAGATCTCGCCTGACGAGATTCGCGCAACGTTCCCCGGCCTCGTCTACCAGCTCGGCAACCTGATCGCTTCGGTCAACGGTCCGCTGCAGGCAAGCGCTGCCGAGGCACACGGCAACAACTATGCACTCGTGATGGCGGTGGTGATCGGCATCGTCGCTGTCGTGATTGCGGCGCTGATTCCGTTTAGCCGCGAGCGTCGCGGCATCGACATGACGCAGTCGGCCAAACAGGTTGCGGCACAGCTTTAA